The Gemmatimonadota bacterium DNA window GGCGCCCCCGGGGTGCGACTGGTCGGGGGTGCCGTCGACGTCGGTCCCACCGACACGGTCTGGAGCGACGGGAACGGAGTGGCCGCCTTCACCTGGACCCTGGGGCCGCGCGCGGGGGTCCAGCGCTACCGTGTGGTCCTGCCGGGCCGGGACTCGGTCGAGGCGCACGCGCTCGGGCTGCCCGGATCCGCGCACGCCGTGGCGGTCGAGGCGGGAGACGGGCAGAGCGGGGAGGTAGGCGTGCCGCTTCCGACGCCGCTCGTCGTGCAGGTGCGCGACCGTTTCGGCAACGCCGTCCCCGGCGTCCCCGTGAGCTTCCAGGACTCGGCCCTGGCCGCCCCGATCCTGGAGGCCACGACCGACAGCGTCGGCCGGGCCGGGGTGGTCTGGACGCCCGGCCATCGAGCCGGCCCGCAGACGGTGTGGGGCTTCGCGACCGGCACCGATACCGCCCGGATCGCGCTGACCGGTCGGCCGGGCGCTCCGGTGGGGCTGGGGGTGGTGGCGGGACAGGGACAGGTGGGGGCGGCCGGCGCCGTGTTGCCCGTCGAGCCCAGGGTCCGCGCGGTGGATGTCTGGAGCAACGCGGTGCCCGGCGTGCGCGTGGACTTCACCGTGGCCGAGGGCGGCGGCTCCCTCAGCCGCGAGAGCGCGATCACCGACGCCTCCGGGGACGCCGGCGCCGGCGCCTGGACCCTGGGCCCGCCGGGGGTGCAGCGGCTGCGCGCCACGCTGGTGGGCGTCCCCGCGGCGGTGGAGATCACGGCGACGGCCGAGGCGCCCGGTGGCGCGGGCTTCGCGCTCGAGGTCTGGACGCTCGGCGTCTGGAGCGTGGCCGACGCGGCCCTGCTCGACCAGGCGCGAGCCGCCTGGCAGGCGGCGCTCACCCAGGACCTTTCGGACGTCTCCTTCGCGGGCGCCGCGGCCCTCCCCGCGGGCGCCTGCGGCGTGTCCCATCCGGTTGTGTCCCACCGCGTCGACGACCTGCTCGTGCTGGTGGACATCGGCGCGCTCGACGGTCCGGGCGGTGCAGCCGCCCGCTCGGGGGTCTGCCGGATCCGGTCCGGGACGCTGCTGCCGGTCGTCTCCACCGTGCGCATCGACGCCTCCGACCTCGCCGCCGTACGCGCGGCCGGGCTCCTCGGCGATCTTCTCCGCCACGAGATCGGCCACGCCCTGGGACTCGGGGTGTTCTGGCCCGCGGCCAACCTGCTGACCGGGGCGGGAGGCCCCGATCCGCTCTATCGCGGAACGCAGGGCACCGCGGCCTGGGCGCTGCTCGGCGGCAGCGGCTCCCCACCGGTCGAGAACACCGGGGGCGCGGGGGTTCGCGACGTCCACTGGCGGGAATCCGTCCTGGTGCGCGAGCTGATGACACCCGTGCTGACGCCGGGACCCAACCCCCTGAGCCTGCTGTCGCTGGGGGCGCTCCAGGACCTGGGCTACGGGGTCGACGCCTCGGCGGCCGAGCCCTACGCACCGGCACCCGGTCTCCCGGCCGTCCCCGGCGCACCGGGATTCCGCGACGAGGTGTGGCTCGGGGCGCCGGTGTCCGTGGACGCCTCGGGCCGGCCGCAGGGCGGCGTCCCCGGGGGTTGATGGGCACGACCTGTCACGATCGGCACGCGGGTGCGTAGGTCCCTGACGTGCGCCGGGGCAGCGCGGGGGTGCCGTGGCGCGGGGACGCCCGTAGACTGAGGGCACGTCACCCCGAACCCGGAGGTCCGAAGATGTCCCGATTCCGTGGAGCCGCGTGGGTCCTGGGCCTCGCGTTGCTCGGTCTCGCCTGCGCGAGCGGTGGAGGCGGTGGGTCCAGCCGCAATCCCAACGTGATCCGTCCGGAGGAGCTGGCCGAGATCCCGAACGGCAGCGCGTTCGAGGCGGTGCAGCGGCTTCGGCCGCGCTGGCTGCGCACGCGGGGGATGTCGAGCCCGAGCGCCGGCGCCGACTTTGCCCAGGTCTTCATCGACAACGCGCCGTCGGGCGGACCCGACGCGTTGCAGCGCATCGTGGTTCAGGACATCGACTCGCTCGTGTTCATGAGCGCGAGCGACGCCACCACGCGCTACGGCACCGGCTTCACGGGCGGGCTGATCAAGGTCTTCACGAAGGGCGGCCGCTGACGCGACTCGCGTCCAGCCGCCGGTAGGCCGCGACCGACTCCGGGTGTGGGTCGTCGCGCCCGTTGGGCTCGCCGCTCTCCAGGTTCCGGTTCTCGAGGGACTCGAGGCCGGTGTCGATGAGCACCCGCATGCGGTCGGGGAACCGCGCCGCTTCCTCGGTCGCCTCGGTGACCAGCCAGGCGGGCGGACGGCGCGGGGCGAGGAACCCCCGCAGGGCGCTCCCCGTTCGCGTGAACTGGCGCGCCAGACCCACCAACCCACGCACGGCCAGCTGGGGTCGCCCGCGGGAGAGCCCCCGGGCGCGGTCGAGCACCTGGAGGGCCCAGGGCCAGCGTGCCGTGCGCACCGTCGCGGTGCGGTGGCTCTCCAGGACGATCCGCTCCTCGAGCGGGATCCCGTAGGCGCGCCGGAAGGCGTCGGTGAGAAAGCCCACCGTGCGTGCGTCGAACAGAGGTCGGGTGGGCGGGCGCGGGATGTCGGGGTCCGCGCGGAGCGTGAGGATGTCCAGGCCCACTTCCACGCTCACGTGGGTCTCCACATCCTCGAGCGCGTTCAGGCGTACAGAGGGATCCCCCCGCACCACCTCGCCGCAGGCGTGGCCCACACGCGGATGCAGGACCACATCCCCGACCAGGTGCGCCGCCCAGCCCCACGCATACGCCGCTTCGCGCTCGTCACGGGCGCCGCGGGCCAGCTCCCGTAGCAGCCCTGCCGGCTCCACATAGTGGGCCAGCACCGAGAGGAACCGGTCGGTGCCCGGAACGAACCCCAGATCGGGCCCCATGCTGCCGTGCAGGAAGGCGTCGA harbors:
- a CDS encoding zinc dependent phospholipase C family protein; amino-acid sequence: MPCATIHLALAGRALREWESAPSTAPFRIAPHTVDAFLHGSMGPDLGFVPGTDRFLSVLAHYVEPAGLLRELARGARDEREAAYAWGWAAHLVGDVVLHPRVGHACGEVVRGDPSVRLNALEDVETHVSVEVGLDILTLRADPDIPRPPTRPLFDARTVGFLTDAFRRAYGIPLEERIVLESHRTATVRTARWPWALQVLDRARGLSRGRPQLAVRGLVGLARQFTRTGSALRGFLAPRRPPAWLVTEATEEAARFPDRMRVLIDTGLESLENRNLESGEPNGRDDPHPESVAAYRRLDASRVSGRPS